The following nucleotide sequence is from Micromonospora sp. WMMD1120.
GCTCGCGCCACCGCTCGGTGGCGGGGTGGTGGGGTTGCCGCCACCGTTGACGGTCGCCGAGAACGAGTTCACCGCGAGCCCGACACCGCCCTGCCACGGCTCGAAGCCGGCCTGGATGCTGGTCAGGTACCACGAGTTGGTGATCGCGCCCCGGTTGCGGGTGTCGTTGATGAAGTCCAGCACGCTGAAGTTGAGACTGGAGATCGCGGACGGGGCGACGTAGGAGATCACGTTGTTCGAGCCGTTGCTGCCCCGCCAGACCTCCCAGGTCCGCCCGGCCAGGTTGACGCTGCCGACCACCGAGCCGATGGGCTGGATCGGGCCCTGCCGGTTGAGCCAGATCATGATCTCCATCTGGTTCACGCCGTCCCGCTTGGGCGACGGGTCCAGCCAGATGTCGTACGACGCGTTGTAGATGGCGCCGCTGACGTACTGGTAGGAGATGCTGCTGGTGGCGCTGCTGATCTGGCTCACCTGGATCGGCAGGTTCGTGCCGGGGGAGCAGTTGGTGTAGTGACAACCGAAGAACACCGAGGGGTACGCCGTGGGCGCGCCGTTGGTGGGGCTGCTGCCGTTCAGCGTTCTGATCTGGAAGCCGTTGTTGGTGACGTTGATGCACTGCTGGGCGGTGGTGCCCCAGCGGTTGTTCTGCACCACGTAGCGGCCCTGGATGGTGGTCGAGCCGTACTGGTCGCAGATCAGGGTGTCGGCCGAGGCGTTGCCGCCGAGGGCGACGGCGACCAGGGTGCTGGAGAGGAGGAGCCCGGCCGCGGCCAGGGCACGAAGGTGACGTTTCATGACGCTCCTTGACTCGGCGCACGGCGGGCGCCGATCGTGGTGGGGGCAGTGCGGGAGCGCTCCCACGCTCAACGACACATTTACATGTCTGAAACTCATGCGCAACTGGGCGCGACGAAGTGGTGGCCGAGGGCGCGCCGATTGGGCCTGGTGTGCGGTCATCGCTCCGAGTAGCGTGTTGCCTCCAACGCGTTCCGCTCCCCCTCCGGAGGCGTACACCACCATGGGTGGCTCCCCCCTGCGCATCCTCGTCGTCGGCGCGGGCATCGCCGGCCTCGCCGTGGCCCGAGCGCTGCGCCTGGCGGGCTTCCGGCCCGACGTCACCGACAAACTGCCACCGGGGGAGTCCACCGAGACCGGGCTCTACCTGCCCGGCAACGCCGCCCGC
It contains:
- a CDS encoding cellulose binding domain-containing protein, giving the protein MKRHLRALAAAGLLLSSTLVAVALGGNASADTLICDQYGSTTIQGRYVVQNNRWGTTAQQCINVTNNGFQIRTLNGSSPTNGAPTAYPSVFFGCHYTNCSPGTNLPIQVSQISSATSSISYQYVSGAIYNASYDIWLDPSPKRDGVNQMEIMIWLNRQGPIQPIGSVVGSVNLAGRTWEVWRGSNGSNNVISYVAPSAISSLNFSVLDFINDTRNRGAITNSWYLTSIQAGFEPWQGGVGLAVNSFSATVNGGGNPTTPPPSGGASCAVKYTANSWGNGFTADVQVTNTGSSAINGWTLTYNLPGGQTVTNAWNATVSQSGSAVTARNVGHNGSIAPGGSATFGYQGTLSGSYSSPTSFSLNGATCSRN